The nucleotide sequence CAGGAGGTGCTCGGTGACCACCAGGACGCCAGTGTCCTCGAGGACCAGCTGCGCGCGATGGTGACCGCCTCCGGCGATGCTGCCGCGGCGATCGCCGCGGGCCGCGTCATCGAGGGTGGCCGGCAGCGGAAACGTCAGGCCAGGGCCGCCTATCCGGCAGCATGGAAAGCCGTGGCCAGGGCCGCGAAAACCGCCTACCCGCCGTACTGACCAGCGCGGATCAACTGCCCCCGCGGATCAATGCACCCGCGCGGATCAACTACGCCCGCGTCGCACTGGTGCGCCAGGAGCCGACGAGTTCGGCCGCGCAGTCGCCCAGGAGCCAGGCTCAGCCGGCGAGCCGGGCCACCGCGCTGTCGACGCGCTCGTCGGTCGCGGTGAAGGCGACCCGGATGTGCGCGGAACCCGCCGGGCCGTAGAACGATCCAGGAGCGACCAGGATGCCGTGCCCGGCGAGCCAGTCGACCGACTCCATCGCCGGCTCGTTCCTGGTGCACCACAGGTAGAGCCCGGCCTCGGAGTTCCCGACCGTGAAGCCGGCGCCCTCGAAGGCGGCCATCAACTTCGCCCGGCGCTGCCCGTAGCGGGCCCGCTGCGCCATCACGTGTCCGTCGTCGTCGAGAGCGGCCGCCGCAGCAGCCTGGATCGGCGTGGGCAGCATCAGGCCGATGTGCCGGCGCAGCGCCAGCAGGTCGCCGATCAGTTCGGGGTCGCCGGAGACGAACCCGGCCCGGTAGCCGGCCATGTTCGACCGTTTGGAGAGCGAGTGCACCGCAAGGAGTCCGGTGAGATCCCCGCCGGAGATCTCCGGGTGCAGGATCGACAGCGGCGTGGAGTCCCAACCGAGATCCAGGTAGCACTCGTCGGAGACGACGACGGTGCCGCGGGCGCGGGCCCAGGTGACCACCTTGGCCAGATGCTCGGCCGAGAGCACCTTGCCCGTCGGGTTCGACGGTGAGTTCAGCCAGATCATCGCCGGTCGCTCGGGCCCGAGAGCCGTCAGGCCGTCCGCCCTCACGATTCGCGCCCCCGCGAGCAGGGCCCCGACCTCGTAGGTCGGATAACCGATCTCCGGGATCACCACGGTGTCCTGCGGCCCGATTCCCAGCTGGGACGGCAACGAGGCCACGAGTTCTTTGGAACCGATCGTCGGCAGGACGGCCATCGGGTCGATGTCGGCGATGCCGTGGCTGCGGTCCAGCCAGCGCGAGTAGGCCAACCGGAGTTCGGCGGTGCCGTGCACCGTCGGGTACCCGGGAGCGTTGGAGTTGTCGGCCAGGGCCGCTCGCACCGGGCCCGGGACGTGGTCGACCGGGGTGCCCACCGACAGATCGACCAGGCCCTGCGGGTGTCGGCGGGCCAGCTGACCGGCTCCGGCCAACTGGTCCCACGGGAACTGGGGCAGTCGACCACCGGGGCTGGTTCGCCTCATGCCGTTCGTTCGCCTTCGGTCGCCGGCGATGCCGTCAGTTTCCCTCCGCCATCGGCGGCAGCGCGGTGATGAACGGATCATCGGTCCCGGTCTTGCCGATCTTCGAGGCACCGCCCGGAGATCCGAGATCGTTGAAGAAGTCGACGTTGGCCCTGGTGTACTCGTTCCAGGCCGCGGGGACGTCGTCCTCGTAGAAGATCGCCTCCACCGGGCAGACCGGCTCGCAGGCGCCGCAGTCGACGCACTCGTCGGGGTGGATGTAGAGCATCCGGTCGCCTTCGTAGATGCAGTCGACCGGACACTCCTCGACACACGCCCGGTCGAGGACATCGACACAGGGTTCGGCAATCACATAGGTCACGGCTGGTCTCCACGCGAGGTTGTACTGGTCACTGAAATATCGACGACGAGCATCAGGTGGTTCGGAAGAGGTGGAACGGTCGGGTTGACGCCGCGATCACGACCAGTATCCCCCGTCGCCGGGCCGCTTTCGTACCGCCTCCGCCGCCGCCCCAGGCTGAGTAGTCCCATCCGAACCCGTCACGGCCGGGGACGGCAGCGCCCGCGCATGGATCTGGGCGCGCAGGTGATCTCCCCACAGCAGGCCGACGGACGCCGCAGCCGAGAGCGCCCCGACGCCCACCAACAGCGCGAACTGCCAACCCTGCCAGGCGACCGGGACACCGAGGTAGAGCCCGTTGGTCGCCAGGAAGAGCCCGACCGTCACCGCGAACCAGACCATCACCGGCAGGAACGCGGCGAAGAGCTGACCGGTCAGGCGGTAGCCGACCCTCGGGATGACCGCCAGCCCGATCCCGACGGCGACGATCACCAGCGGCAGTGGTGTGGACCCGGCGTAGACCGGCAGGAAGAAGACCCCGAACACCGCGATCCCACCGGACAGCAACGCGAGCAGCACGACCAGCACCCAGTCGAGCGCCGGGGCCGGGTGGCCCGGACCGGTCACGTCAGACCTGCGAAGACGTCGCCGGCCAGGTGGCCGGCGGGCAGCGGCACACCGGACAGCAGCTTGAAGTACTCGACGGTCGAGGTCGGCTGGGCAATCCGGTTGGACAGCGCGAAACCACCGTCGATCAGCTCGATCTGGGTGGCGTGGGCGGCCAGGGCGCGGCGCCGATCCCCCTCCCACCCGCTGACGTCGACGGCCACGCAGATCTCCTCCGGCGGAGCCAGGTAGCCCAGATCCGCCGGCGCCGCGGGCCGGTATCCGTCGGGGACAGCCAGCGCAGCCAGAGCCGCCACCACAGCCGCACCCGGCCGGACGGCGGCCAGCACCCGCGGTACCCGACCGGCTGCCGCGGCGACCGAGATCTCGTGAGCGGCGAGGTGGTCGGGGTGGCCGTAGCCGCCGTCCGCGTCGTAGGTCAGCAGCACGTCCGGCCGGACCTCGTCGATCACGGCGACCAACTCGCGGACGGCGCTGTCGTGATCAGGACCACCCGTCCTGGCCCTGACGAACGCCCGTGGATGGGCGGCCGATCCCGTCCCCACCATGCCGGAGTCGCGATGAGCCCCGATCCCGCCGAGCAGCCGCCGGTCGGCCACTCCCAGCGCGGCGCAGGCAGTGCGCAGTTCGGTGTACCGGTAGCCGCCCAGCTGGTCGGCGTGGGCGGCCGTCAGACCCTGCAGTTCGTCGCCGATCACCTCGCCCTCCTCGCCGAGGGTGGCGGTCACCAGGGTCACAACGACGCCTTCGGCGGCGCAGCGGGCGAGCGTTCCGCCCATCGTGATCGACTCGTCGTCGGGATGGGCGTGGACCGCCAGGAGTCGGCGCAGGGGCATGGGGCCAAGGGTAGGCGTCAGCGCAGTGACCGGGTGGCCGTCATCGCCAGCGGCAGGGTGGCGAGGATCAGCACGGCGCAACCGGCGAAGGTCCAGGAGAACCCTGGCCCACCGGCCGCCACCAGACCGACGACCAGCGCGCCGATGGCGGTCCCGGAGTCGTAGGCGGCGTTCCAGACGGCGCTGGCCGTGGTCTGTTTCGCCGGTC is from Nakamurella sp. PAMC28650 and encodes:
- the mshB gene encoding N-acetyl-1-D-myo-inositol-2-amino-2-deoxy-alpha-D-glucopyranoside deacetylase, whose translation is MPLRRLLAVHAHPDDESITMGGTLARCAAEGVVVTLVTATLGEEGEVIGDELQGLTAAHADQLGGYRYTELRTACAALGVADRRLLGGIGAHRDSGMVGTGSAAHPRAFVRARTGGPDHDSAVRELVAVIDEVRPDVLLTYDADGGYGHPDHLAAHEISVAAAAGRVPRVLAAVRPGAAVVAALAALAVPDGYRPAAPADLGYLAPPEEICVAVDVSGWEGDRRRALAAHATQIELIDGGFALSNRIAQPTSTVEYFKLLSGVPLPAGHLAGDVFAGLT
- the fdxA gene encoding ferredoxin, yielding MTYVIAEPCVDVLDRACVEECPVDCIYEGDRMLYIHPDECVDCGACEPVCPVEAIFYEDDVPAAWNEYTRANVDFFNDLGSPGGASKIGKTGTDDPFITALPPMAEGN
- the dapC gene encoding succinyldiaminopimelate transaminase: MRRTSPGGRLPQFPWDQLAGAGQLARRHPQGLVDLSVGTPVDHVPGPVRAALADNSNAPGYPTVHGTAELRLAYSRWLDRSHGIADIDPMAVLPTIGSKELVASLPSQLGIGPQDTVVIPEIGYPTYEVGALLAGARIVRADGLTALGPERPAMIWLNSPSNPTGKVLSAEHLAKVVTWARARGTVVVSDECYLDLGWDSTPLSILHPEISGGDLTGLLAVHSLSKRSNMAGYRAGFVSGDPELIGDLLALRRHIGLMLPTPIQAAAAAALDDDGHVMAQRARYGQRRAKLMAAFEGAGFTVGNSEAGLYLWCTRNEPAMESVDWLAGHGILVAPGSFYGPAGSAHIRVAFTATDERVDSAVARLAG